The Mesorhizobium loti DNA segment GGCATCCATGGATGCGCTGGCGACGGGCGCGCTGCTTGCCTGCTGGCGCTCCAGAGGTGCGGCCCTGCCGCAATGGATGCGGCTAGGCTGGCCTGCCTTCGCGGCCGCATTCCTTGTCATCGAATGGTTTGTCCCGGCGCCTGCCGATCCGATGCTGGAATGGGCCCATTGGCTGGTGCGGCAAGTCCTGCCCCTGGTGCCGCTGATGGTCATCGTCGCCGCCTGTTCGCGCGGCCTTGGCGGCACCCTTGGCAGGCTCGCGGAGCTGCCGCCGCTGCTGGCCCTCGGCCGTATCAGCTACGGCGTTTATCTCTATCATCCGATATTGCTGTCGCTCGCCGTCAAGTCGCAGCCGTGGATTCCGCTCAATGTTTCGCAGCAAGGACCAGGACGGTTCCTGGTTGCAGGCACCGCCACGATTGTCGTGGCCTCGGTTTCCTGGATGGTTTTCGAAAGGCCGCTCAACAGCCTCAAGCGCCACTTCCCGTATGTCCGGCGAGCCCAGGCCGGTCATGCCGGCTGGTTTGCGCGGCCGGTGGAAGCCTATCCCGGCGGATCGCCCGATGGCCGCACGCCTTCCCTCGACCTCCCGCGAACGGATGCAAGACGATGACCGCCGCGCCGCTCGTCTCCGTCCTGCTGCCGGTCTACAATGCCGGACCCTATCTCGCAGCGGCACTTGGAAGCATCCTGCGCCAGGATTACCGCCGCCTGGAGGTCATCGCGATCGATGACGGGTCGAGCGACAATTCGCTCGAAATCCTAGAGCGATACCGGCAGGCCGACAGTCGCGTCTCGATCATCTCGCGCGAAAATCGCGGCCTCGTGGCGACGCTCAACGAAGGGCTGGCGGTCACCCGGGGCGAACTGGTCGCGCGGATGGACGCCGACGACATCGCCTATCCCTGGCGCCTGTCGCGCCAGGTGGCGCTGTTCGAGCAGCGGCCCGAGCTCGGCTTCTGCGGCGCCGGCGTCGACATGTTGATCCGCGGCCGCATCGCCAGGGGCAAGCCCGATCCGGTGTTCCAGTTCGGCCGCATGCCCATACTGGCGATGTTCTTCACCATCTTCATGCACCCGACGGTCGTCTACAACAGGAAGGTCATCGAAGACGCCGCTCTCAACTACGACCCGACCTACCGGCACGCCGAGGATTTCGATCTCTTCCGGCGGCTGGCCGCTCGTTACCCGGCAGCCATGATGCCCGAAAACCTGCTCGTCTACCGTACGCATCAGGGGAGCGTGACCCACCGGCACAGCAAGGAGATGCGCAGGACGCATTTGCGCATCGTGGCCGAGAACCTCGAGCGCGAGGGCCTCGCGCAAGCCACGCGGGACCTGCGCGACATCGGCGAAGCGGTCAGCCACGACACGGTTACCCGCGCGGCCGACTTCATTCTCGCGCTGGAGGAGCGGATCTGCTCGCTGCCGGACGAGACGCGGCCGAGCTTCGAGGCCGGCGCGCTCAACCTGTTCTATTTCCTTTACCAGCTCGTCGCCGACGAAAAGCAGCCCCCATTGACGCATGAACTGCTGACGCGGACCGCGAAATGGAACGCCATCCGGCGGCGCGAGAAATATGCGTTGCGGCCGGGCGCCTGGGCGCCCTGGCTCAGCCGCGCCTCGCTGTCGGCCGGCAAGCAGGCGGACGCCGTGGAATACTTCTTCAAATCCGCGCCCGCCGCGGCGGTTCTGGCATCTCATCAGGTGGGCTAGAGGCATGACCGTAAAAGCCCACCAACCTCTGCAACGCGACCGTTCGACGGCGCTTGGCGGCGCCCCGGCCGGTCTGCGAGCGGAGCGATCAGGCCCGGAAGTCAGCTTCATCATCTGCACGCGCAACCGCGTCGCCGTGCTCGAGGCCTGCATCAAGTCGGTACAGGCCGCGTGCCGTGCCCATGCCGGCTTCGCGGCCGAGCTCGTGGTCGTCGACAATGGCTCGAGCGACCGCACGGCGGAACGCCTGGCCAGCATCGCCGCTAAGTCGGACATTCCATTCACGCCCGTCTGCGAGACACGCCCCGGACTGGCGGCGGCCCGCAACGCCGGATTGCGGCGCGCGCGGGGGCGGGTGCTGGTGTTCGTCGATGACGATTGCGCGGTGCATCTCGACTATCTACGCGACCTGGAGCGGCACAATGCATCCGGGGAACAATGGCTCATCCGCGGAGGCCGCGTCGAGCTTGGCGATCCCAGGGACCTGCCTTTCACGATCAAGCGATCGCGGGTGCGCGAGCGGCTGACGCCCGATATTCATCCCGGCGGTTTCGTGCTGGGCTGCAACATGACGATGCACCGCGACGTCGCGGCCCGCATCGGCTATTTCGACGAACGCTTCGGCGCGGGCGGGCCGTTGCGGTCGGCGGAGGATACCGACTACCTCGTGCGGGCGGTGCGGCTCGGCATCGCGGTCGAGTATGTGCCGGATATGACGATATTCCACCATCACGGCCGGCGGGACCGCAAAGCCATCGAAAAGCTCCACCGCGACTACAGCCTGGGCAATGGCGGGCTCTGCCTGAAACACATTCGCCACGCGCCCTGGTTGCTTCGCCATTTCTACTGGGCCGTGAGAGGAGCTTTCCGGGAATTGGCGGGCGGCCCCGCATTCGATCGCGAACTCGATCTGTCGCACTGGCCGATCGTCGGCATGAATGTGCTCGGCGCGGCCAGGTACGCACTGCTTCTGCTGGCGAGACGGCCACAGGCCGAGCCGGTGCGGCAGGATCAACAGGCCAATGCCGAGGCACCGCTCTGATGCCATTGCTCCCGCCTGGCCTGCCGATGCTGTTCCGCGCGTTCGGAAAGCGGCAACTGCGCCTGGTTCCGGCCGTGGTGGTGCTCGGCCTGGTCAGCGCCGCCCTCGAAGGCTTCGGCATCGGCCTGATCATCCCCCTGCTGGGCATCATCATGGGCCAGGGCGATGCGACGGGAATGGCCGGCTTCTCCGCTGTTCTCCAGCAGGTCGGATCGGGCTTCAGCGAGCGCGACCGGCTTGTCGTCATCTCGGCCGCCATCCTCGGCTCGATCATCCTGAAGAACGTCTTCGCCTTCGCCAACACGCTGCTGACGACCTTCATCTCCGGCAAGGCCAGCCATTCGATCCGCAGCGCACTGTCGGAGCAGCTCCTGCGGGTCGGCTACCCCTTCTTCCTGCGGCAGAGCCCCGGACGGCTGCTCAACATCATCTCCAACGAATCCTGGCGGGCGTCCGATGCCATCCAGATCATGCTGTCGGCGATCGTCAGCGCATCGGCCGCCATCATCCTCCTGGCCTTTCTGCTGCTGCTGTCGTGGCGCATGACGCTGCTGGTCACGCTCGGACTGGCGCTCGTCCAGATCGCGCACGCCATCCTCTCGGCCAATCTGAAAGGCCCCAGCCGCAGCGTCGCTTCGCGCAACAGCCACCTCGCCTCGCAGATGCTCCACCTCGTGCATGCCGGACGCCTGATCCGCATCTTCGGCCAGGAGAGCCGGGAGAAGGCGATATTCGACACCGCCTCCGACGCGGTGCGCCGCGCCTCCTTCGTCCTGCAGGTCCGCCAGGGCGCGTTGCCGCCGCTGACGGAGGTTCTCCACGCCATGCTGTTCTTGGCGGTGGTGATCGGCGCCTGGCTGGCGCAGGTGAGTTTCCCGCTGATCATCGCCTTCGTCATCCTGCTCTACAGGCTGCAGCCGCATATGCGGGCCCTGCAAGGGTCGTGGAGCCAGCTGCAGGGGCTCAGCGGATCGCTGGAAGAGGTGACATGGATGCTCGACCCCGCGGGCAAGCCCAGGCCGCCGCAAGGCGACGGGCCGTTCCACGGTCTGCGCCAGGGCATCAAGTTCGATGACGTGACCTTCACCTATTCCGGCACGGACCAGCGTGAGGTGGTGCTGCATGCGGCAACGTTCGCAATCAACAGTGGCCGCTCGACGGCGCTGATCGGCCGCTCCGGCGCCGGCAAGACCACGATCGTCAACCTTCTGTGCCGCTTCGTGGAGCCGGACAGCGGCAGGATCCTCGTCGATGGGTCGCCGCTCGATGGGATCGACGCCAGCCAGTGGCGGCGCCACATCGCGCTGGCCAGCCAGGAGCTGGAACTGGTCGACGGCACCATTTTCGAGAACATAGTCTATGGCCAGGATGCGGCCACGATCGGCGACGCCGAGCGCGCGGCAAGACTGGCCGAGGCGCATGAATTCATCGAACGGCTGCCGCAGGGCTACGAGACGCTGGTCGGCTACAGGGGTGTCAATCTGTCGGCGGGACAGAGGCAGCGGATCGCGCTGGCCAGGGCGCTGGTGCGCGATCCCGATCTGCTCATCCTCGACGAAGCCACCAATGCGGTCGACGGACTGTCGGAAGCGGCCATCGTCGAGACCTTGAAGTCGAGGGCGGGACGGCGCACGACCATCGTCATCAGCCACCATCACAGCACCATATCGTTCTGCGACGACGTGGTGATCCTGAGCGGCGGCCGGGTGAAGAAACAGGCCCCTTTCGGCGCCCTGGCATCGCTCTCCATGGACGAGCTTTACCAGCATGAACCGCTCGACTGACATGGGTTCGGGCAGCGCTTCCCGGTGCCCGCGCCGGTGGTCCGA contains these protein-coding regions:
- a CDS encoding acyltransferase 3, which produces MANARDIQLDALRAIAVTMVLYSHFFAAGGSSFWGHIGVRLFFVLSGFLITRLLLEARAAAAFETGPALRSFYVRRALRIFPPYFAVLGFVWLFDLEQSRGSLVWHALYLSNFWYALHNNWNPWVLCHFWSLSIEEQFYLAWPLVVLLAPRRRFEQICIGVIALSLAYRFYWPLTANTALARDLLPPASMDALATGALLACWRSRGAALPQWMRLGWPAFAAAFLVIEWFVPAPADPMLEWAHWLVRQVLPLVPLMVIVAACSRGLGGTLGRLAELPPLLALGRISYGVYLYHPILLSLAVKSQPWIPLNVSQQGPGRFLVAGTATIVVASVSWMVFERPLNSLKRHFPYVRRAQAGHAGWFARPVEAYPGGSPDGRTPSLDLPRTDARR
- a CDS encoding glycosyl transferase; protein product: MTAAPLVSVLLPVYNAGPYLAAALGSILRQDYRRLEVIAIDDGSSDNSLEILERYRQADSRVSIISRENRGLVATLNEGLAVTRGELVARMDADDIAYPWRLSRQVALFEQRPELGFCGAGVDMLIRGRIARGKPDPVFQFGRMPILAMFFTIFMHPTVVYNRKVIEDAALNYDPTYRHAEDFDLFRRLAARYPAAMMPENLLVYRTHQGSVTHRHSKEMRRTHLRIVAENLEREGLAQATRDLRDIGEAVSHDTVTRAADFILALEERICSLPDETRPSFEAGALNLFYFLYQLVADEKQPPLTHELLTRTAKWNAIRRREKYALRPGAWAPWLSRASLSAGKQADAVEYFFKSAPAAAVLASHQVG
- a CDS encoding family 2 glycosyl transferase; translation: MTVKAHQPLQRDRSTALGGAPAGLRAERSGPEVSFIICTRNRVAVLEACIKSVQAACRAHAGFAAELVVVDNGSSDRTAERLASIAAKSDIPFTPVCETRPGLAAARNAGLRRARGRVLVFVDDDCAVHLDYLRDLERHNASGEQWLIRGGRVELGDPRDLPFTIKRSRVRERLTPDIHPGGFVLGCNMTMHRDVAARIGYFDERFGAGGPLRSAEDTDYLVRAVRLGIAVEYVPDMTIFHHHGRRDRKAIEKLHRDYSLGNGGLCLKHIRHAPWLLRHFYWAVRGAFRELAGGPAFDRELDLSHWPIVGMNVLGAARYALLLLARRPQAEPVRQDQQANAEAPL
- a CDS encoding ABC transporter, encoding MPLLPPGLPMLFRAFGKRQLRLVPAVVVLGLVSAALEGFGIGLIIPLLGIIMGQGDATGMAGFSAVLQQVGSGFSERDRLVVISAAILGSIILKNVFAFANTLLTTFISGKASHSIRSALSEQLLRVGYPFFLRQSPGRLLNIISNESWRASDAIQIMLSAIVSASAAIILLAFLLLLSWRMTLLVTLGLALVQIAHAILSANLKGPSRSVASRNSHLASQMLHLVHAGRLIRIFGQESREKAIFDTASDAVRRASFVLQVRQGALPPLTEVLHAMLFLAVVIGAWLAQVSFPLIIAFVILLYRLQPHMRALQGSWSQLQGLSGSLEEVTWMLDPAGKPRPPQGDGPFHGLRQGIKFDDVTFTYSGTDQREVVLHAATFAINSGRSTALIGRSGAGKTTIVNLLCRFVEPDSGRILVDGSPLDGIDASQWRRHIALASQELELVDGTIFENIVYGQDAATIGDAERAARLAEAHEFIERLPQGYETLVGYRGVNLSAGQRQRIALARALVRDPDLLILDEATNAVDGLSEAAIVETLKSRAGRRTTIVISHHHSTISFCDDVVILSGGRVKKQAPFGALASLSMDELYQHEPLD